The Vicia villosa cultivar HV-30 ecotype Madison, WI linkage group LG1, Vvil1.0, whole genome shotgun sequence genome includes a region encoding these proteins:
- the LOC131661053 gene encoding NDR1/HIN1-like protein 10 has product MDVEDENYCCCCNNTVTVICNLIIILLGLIVLLFWLIIQPKAAKFTVTNASLTQFSFTNNNTLNYNLVLDITIRNPNRKLGIYYDNIETLAFYKDARFGFQTLGPFFQHHKSTDFLGPVFIGQQVISLSRDRISMFEKEKRDGVYGIDVKILMNVRFKLGLFKTGKAKPKVRCNLKVPLRSSNVTTLLGNEFQATDCDWDYKGILFR; this is encoded by the coding sequence ATGGACGTAGAAGATGAAAATTATTGTTGTTGCTGCAATAACACCGTAACCGTAATTTGCAATCTAATCATCATATTATTAGGACTCATCGTTCTCCTCTTCTGGCTTATCATACAACCTAAGGCTGCCAAATTCACAGTTACTAATGCATCCCTTACTCAATTCAGTTTCACAAACAACAACACACTTAACTACAATCTCGTCCTCGACATCACGATCcgaaaccctaaccgaaaactcGGTATCTACTACGATAACATCGAAACGCTTGCGTTTTATAAAGATGCTAGGTTTGGTTTCCAAACCCTAGGACCATTCTTTCAGCATCATAAGAGTACAGATTTTTTGGGTCCGGTTTTTATAGGTCAACAAGTGATTTCTTTGAGTCGAGATCGGATTTCGATGttcgagaaagagaagagagatggAGTTTATGGAATTGATGTGAAGATTTTGATGAATGTGAGGTTTAAGTTGGGTTTGTTTAAGACAGGGAAAGCAAAACCTAAGGTTCGTTGTAATTTGAAGGTTCCTTTGAGATCGAGCAATGTAACAACTTTGTTGGGGAATGAATTTCAAGCCACTGATTGTGACTGGGATTATAAAGGGATATTGTTTCGTTag